A genomic stretch from Budorcas taxicolor isolate Tak-1 chromosome 15, Takin1.1, whole genome shotgun sequence includes:
- the DDB2 gene encoding DNA damage-binding protein 2 isoform X1, whose amino-acid sequence MAPRKRPEAQKTPEVVVRPKSKRNRSPRELEPEAKKLCVKGPGSSRRFDSGCLWAGLASLRVPPLCSSIVRALHQHKLGTAAWPSLQQGLQQSFLNSLASYRIFQKAAPFDRRATSLAWHPTHPSTLAVGSKGGDILLWNFGIKDKPTFIKGIGAGGSITGLKFNPLNTNQFFTSSMEGTTRLQDFKGNTLRVFASSDTCNVWFCSLDVSVKSRVVVTGDNVGHVILLNMDGRELWNLRMHKKKVTHVALNPCCDWLLATASVDQTVKIWDLRQVRGKSSFLHSLPHRHPVNAAHFSPDGAQLLTTDQKSEIRVYSACQWDCPPSLIPHPHRHFQHLTPIKASWHPRYNLIVVGRYPDPNFKSCSPHELRTIDVFDGSSGKIMYQLYDPESSGIMSLNEFNPMGDTLASVMGPRYWSPSVGAEALGPRHGDWTRTWTELQELQSWQACCPRGLCCMWRGAELLSFLLSDTQCSGSSF is encoded by the exons ATGGCTCCCAGGAAACGCCCAGAAGCCCAGAAGACCCCTGAGGTGGTTGTGCGCCCCAAGAGCAAGAGGAACAGAAGCCCCCGGGAGCTGGAGCCCGAGGCCAAGAAGCTCTGTGTGAAGGGCCCCG GTTCTAGCAGAAGATTTGACTCAGGCTGCCTTTGGGCGGGGTTGGCTAGCCTGCGGGTCCCGCCGCTATGCAGCAGCATCGTCAGGGCCCTCCACCAGCATAAGCTGGGCACAGCTGCCTGGCCATCACTACAGCAG GGTCTCCAGCAGTCCTTTTTGAACTCTCTGGCTTCTTACCGGATATTCCAAAAGGCTGCCCCTTTTGACAGGAGGGCCACATCCCTGGCGTGGCACCCAACTCACCCCAGCACCCTGGCTGTGGGCTCCAAAGGGGGAgatatcttgctctggaactttgGCATAAAGGACAAACCTACCTTCATTAAAGGG ATTGGAGCTGGAGGGAGCATCACTGGGCTGAAGTTTAACCCTCTCAATACCAACCAGTTTTTCACCTCCTCAATGGAGGGAACGACTAGGCTGCAAGACTTTAAAGGCAACACTCTCCGAGTTTTTGCCAGCTCAGACACCTGCAA CGTCTGGTTCTGCAGCCTGGATGTATCTGTCAAAAGCCGAGTGGTGGTCACGGGAGACAACGTGGGGCACGTGATCCTGCTGAACATGGACGGCAGGGAG CTTTGGAATCTGAGAATGCACAAAAAGAAGGTGACCCATGTGGCCCTGAACCCGTGCTGTGACTGGCTCCTGGCCACAGCCTCTGTAGATCAAACGGTGAAAATCTGGGACCTGCGCCAGGTTAGAGGGAAATCCAGCTTCCTCCACTCGCTGCCGCACAGGCATCCTGTCAACGCAG CTCATTTCAGTCCCGATGGAGCCCAGCTCCTGACCACTGACCAGAAGAGTGAGATCCGGGTTTACTCTGCTTGCCAGTGGGACTGCCCGCCAAGCCTGATCCCACATCCTCACCGCCACTTCCAGCACCTGACGCCCATCAAG GCAAGCTGGCATCCTCGGTACAACCTCATTGTCGTGGGCCGATACCCAGATCCTAATTTCAAAAGTTGTTCCCCCCATGAATTAAGGACGATCGATGTGTTTGATGGAAGCTCAGGAAAGATCATGTATCAGCTGTATGACCCAGAATCTTCTGGTATCATGTCG CTCAATGAATTCAATCCCATGGGGGACACGCTGGCCTCTGTGATGG GGCCGAGGTACTGGAGTCCCAGCGTCGGAGCTGAGGCACTGGGACCACGACATGGGGACTGGACACGCACGTGGACTGAGCTCCAGGAACTCCAGAGTtggcaggcttgctgccccaggGGCCTCTGCTGTATGTGGCGTGGAGCCGagcttctctcctttctcctctctgacACACAGTGCTCAGGTAGTAGTTTTTGA
- the DDB2 gene encoding DNA damage-binding protein 2 isoform X3, with amino-acid sequence MAPRKRPEAQKTPEVVVRPKSKRNRSPRELEPEAKKLCVKGPGSSRRFDSGCLWAGLASLRVPPLCSSIVRALHQHKLGTAAWPSLQQGLQQSFLNSLASYRIFQKAAPFDRRATSLAWHPTHPSTLAVGSKGGDILLWNFGIKDKPTFIKGIGAGGSITGLKFNPLNTNQFFTSSMEGTTRLQDFKGNTLRVFASSDTCNVWFCSLDVSVKSRVVVTGDNVGHVILLNMDGRELWNLRMHKKKVTHVALNPCCDWLLATASVDQTVKIWDLRQVRGKSSFLHSLPHRHPVNAAHFSPDGAQLLTTDQKSEIRVYSACQWDCPPSLIPHPHRHFQHLTPIKASWHPRYNLIVVGRYPDPNFKSCSPHELRTIDVFDGSSGKIMYQLYDPESSGIMSLNEFNPMGDTLASVMGYHILVWSLEDAGTQK; translated from the exons ATGGCTCCCAGGAAACGCCCAGAAGCCCAGAAGACCCCTGAGGTGGTTGTGCGCCCCAAGAGCAAGAGGAACAGAAGCCCCCGGGAGCTGGAGCCCGAGGCCAAGAAGCTCTGTGTGAAGGGCCCCG GTTCTAGCAGAAGATTTGACTCAGGCTGCCTTTGGGCGGGGTTGGCTAGCCTGCGGGTCCCGCCGCTATGCAGCAGCATCGTCAGGGCCCTCCACCAGCATAAGCTGGGCACAGCTGCCTGGCCATCACTACAGCAG GGTCTCCAGCAGTCCTTTTTGAACTCTCTGGCTTCTTACCGGATATTCCAAAAGGCTGCCCCTTTTGACAGGAGGGCCACATCCCTGGCGTGGCACCCAACTCACCCCAGCACCCTGGCTGTGGGCTCCAAAGGGGGAgatatcttgctctggaactttgGCATAAAGGACAAACCTACCTTCATTAAAGGG ATTGGAGCTGGAGGGAGCATCACTGGGCTGAAGTTTAACCCTCTCAATACCAACCAGTTTTTCACCTCCTCAATGGAGGGAACGACTAGGCTGCAAGACTTTAAAGGCAACACTCTCCGAGTTTTTGCCAGCTCAGACACCTGCAA CGTCTGGTTCTGCAGCCTGGATGTATCTGTCAAAAGCCGAGTGGTGGTCACGGGAGACAACGTGGGGCACGTGATCCTGCTGAACATGGACGGCAGGGAG CTTTGGAATCTGAGAATGCACAAAAAGAAGGTGACCCATGTGGCCCTGAACCCGTGCTGTGACTGGCTCCTGGCCACAGCCTCTGTAGATCAAACGGTGAAAATCTGGGACCTGCGCCAGGTTAGAGGGAAATCCAGCTTCCTCCACTCGCTGCCGCACAGGCATCCTGTCAACGCAG CTCATTTCAGTCCCGATGGAGCCCAGCTCCTGACCACTGACCAGAAGAGTGAGATCCGGGTTTACTCTGCTTGCCAGTGGGACTGCCCGCCAAGCCTGATCCCACATCCTCACCGCCACTTCCAGCACCTGACGCCCATCAAG GCAAGCTGGCATCCTCGGTACAACCTCATTGTCGTGGGCCGATACCCAGATCCTAATTTCAAAAGTTGTTCCCCCCATGAATTAAGGACGATCGATGTGTTTGATGGAAGCTCAGGAAAGATCATGTATCAGCTGTATGACCCAGAATCTTCTGGTATCATGTCG CTCAATGAATTCAATCCCATGGGGGACACGCTGGCCTCTGTGATGG GTTATCACATTCTTGTTTGGAGCCTGGAGGATGCTGGGACTCAGAAATGA
- the DDB2 gene encoding DNA damage-binding protein 2 isoform X2, translating into MAPRKRPEAQKTPEVVVRPKSKRNRSPRELEPEAKKLCVKGPGSSRRFDSGCLWAGLASLRVPPLCSSIVRALHQHKLGTAAWPSLQQGLQQSFLNSLASYRIFQKAAPFDRRATSLAWHPTHPSTLAVGSKGGDILLWNFGIKDKPTFIKGIGAGGSITGLKFNPLNTNQFFTSSMEGTTRLQDFKGNTLRVFASSDTCNVWFCSLDVSVKSRVVVTGDNVGHVILLNMDGRELWNLRMHKKKVTHVALNPCCDWLLATASVDQTVKIWDLRQVRGKSSFLHSLPHRHPVNAAHFSPDGAQLLTTDQKSEIRVYSACQWDCPPSLIPHPHRHFQHLTPIKASWHPRYNLIVVGRYPDPNFKSCSPHELRTIDVFDGSSGKIMYQLYDPESSGIMSVRPGPSNNKWEEAGIQPLGSKMTSYSSHAPLLVPPLPPHAHPLVSAAQ; encoded by the exons ATGGCTCCCAGGAAACGCCCAGAAGCCCAGAAGACCCCTGAGGTGGTTGTGCGCCCCAAGAGCAAGAGGAACAGAAGCCCCCGGGAGCTGGAGCCCGAGGCCAAGAAGCTCTGTGTGAAGGGCCCCG GTTCTAGCAGAAGATTTGACTCAGGCTGCCTTTGGGCGGGGTTGGCTAGCCTGCGGGTCCCGCCGCTATGCAGCAGCATCGTCAGGGCCCTCCACCAGCATAAGCTGGGCACAGCTGCCTGGCCATCACTACAGCAG GGTCTCCAGCAGTCCTTTTTGAACTCTCTGGCTTCTTACCGGATATTCCAAAAGGCTGCCCCTTTTGACAGGAGGGCCACATCCCTGGCGTGGCACCCAACTCACCCCAGCACCCTGGCTGTGGGCTCCAAAGGGGGAgatatcttgctctggaactttgGCATAAAGGACAAACCTACCTTCATTAAAGGG ATTGGAGCTGGAGGGAGCATCACTGGGCTGAAGTTTAACCCTCTCAATACCAACCAGTTTTTCACCTCCTCAATGGAGGGAACGACTAGGCTGCAAGACTTTAAAGGCAACACTCTCCGAGTTTTTGCCAGCTCAGACACCTGCAA CGTCTGGTTCTGCAGCCTGGATGTATCTGTCAAAAGCCGAGTGGTGGTCACGGGAGACAACGTGGGGCACGTGATCCTGCTGAACATGGACGGCAGGGAG CTTTGGAATCTGAGAATGCACAAAAAGAAGGTGACCCATGTGGCCCTGAACCCGTGCTGTGACTGGCTCCTGGCCACAGCCTCTGTAGATCAAACGGTGAAAATCTGGGACCTGCGCCAGGTTAGAGGGAAATCCAGCTTCCTCCACTCGCTGCCGCACAGGCATCCTGTCAACGCAG CTCATTTCAGTCCCGATGGAGCCCAGCTCCTGACCACTGACCAGAAGAGTGAGATCCGGGTTTACTCTGCTTGCCAGTGGGACTGCCCGCCAAGCCTGATCCCACATCCTCACCGCCACTTCCAGCACCTGACGCCCATCAAG GCAAGCTGGCATCCTCGGTACAACCTCATTGTCGTGGGCCGATACCCAGATCCTAATTTCAAAAGTTGTTCCCCCCATGAATTAAGGACGATCGATGTGTTTGATGGAAGCTCAGGAAAGATCATGTATCAGCTGTATGACCCAGAATCTTCTGGTATCATGTCGGTGAGGCCTGGGCCCTCAAATAATAAATGGGAGGAGGCAGGGATTCAACCTCTTGGATCAAAAATGACCAGTTACTCCTCACATGCCCCTCTTCTGGTACCTCCACTCCCTCCTCATGCTCATCCCCTTGTCTCTGCAGCTCAATGA
- the ACP2 gene encoding lysosomal acid phosphatase, translating into MAGRRFGWSRAALLQLILGVNLMVMPPTQARTLRFVTLLYRHGDRSPVKTYPKDPHQEDKWPQGFGQLTKEGMLQHWELGQALRQRYRGFLNASYHRQEVYVRSTDFDRTLMSAEANLAGLFPPDGMQRFNPNISWQPIPVHTVPIAEDRLLKFPLGPCPRFEQLQNETRRTPEYQNESVQNAQFLEMVANETGLTDLTLETVWNVYDTLFCEQTHGLPLPPWASPQTMQRLSRLKDFSFRFLFGIYKQAEKARLQGGVLLAQIRKNLTLMATTSQLPKLLVYSAHDTTLVALQMALGIYNGEQAPYASCHMFELYQEDSGNFSVEMYFRNESHRDPWPLTLPGCPNRCPLQDFLRLTEPVVPKDWLQECQLAGGPADTEVIVALAVCGSILFLLIVLLLTVLFRVQAQPPGYRHVPDGEDHA; encoded by the exons ATGGCGGGCAGGCGGTTTGGCTGGAGCCGGGCGGCTCTTCTCCAGCTCATTCTTGGTGTGAACCTGATGGTGATGCCACCCACCCAGGCCCGGACACTGCGTTTCGTTACCTTG ctgtacCGACATGGAGACCGCTCTCCAGTGAAGACTTATCCCAAGGACCCCCATCAGGAAGACAAATGGCCCCAGGGCTTTGGTCAGCTAACCAAG GAGGGCATGCTGCAGCACTGGGAGCTGGGCCAGGCTCTGCGACAGCGCTACCGCGGCTTCCTCAACGCCTCGTACCACCGGCAGGAG GTTTATGTGCGAAGCACAGACTTTGACCGGACGCTTATGAGTGCAGAGGCCAACCTGGCTGGACTCTTCCCGCCCGACGGGATGCAGCGCTTTAACCCAAACATTTCTTGGCAGCCTATCCCCGTCCACACCGTGCCCATTGCCGAGGACAGG CTGCTGAAGTTCCCCTTAGGCCCATGCCCCCGCTTTGAACAGCTGCAGAATGAGACCCGGCGGACGCCCGAGTATCAGAACGAGAGTGTTCAGAATGCA CAATTCCTGGAGATGGTGGCCAATGAGACGGGGCTCACGGACCTGACGCTGGAGACCGTCTGGAATGTCTACGACACGCTCTTCTGCGAG CAGACGCACGGGCTGCCCCTGCCGCCCTGGGCCTCGCCCCAAACCATGCAGCGTCTGAGCCGGCTGAAGGACTTCAGCTTCCGCTTCCTCTTCGGGATCTACAAGCAGGCAGAGAAGGCCCGGCTGCAGGGGG GCGTCCTGCTGGCTCAGATACGGAAGAACCTGACGCTGATGGCAACCACCTCCCAGCTCCCTAAGCTGCTGGTCTACTCTGCG CACGACACCACGCTGGTGGCTCTGCAGATGGCGTTGGGGATTTACAACGGCGAGCAGGCCCCCTATGCGTCCTGCCACATGTTTGAGCTGTACCAGGAGGACAGTGG gAATTTCTCGGTGGAGATGTACTTCCGGAATGAGAGTCATAGGGACCCCTGGCCCCTGACCCTGCCCGGCTGCCCCAACCGCTGCCCGCTGCAGGACTTCCTCCGCCTCACGGAGCCGGTCGTGCCCAAGGATTGGCTGCAGGAGTGCCAGCTGGCGGGCGGGCCTGCAGACACAG AGGTGATCGTGGCCTTGGCCGTCTGCGGCTCCATCCTCTTCCTTCTCATAGTGCTGCTCCTCACCGTCCTCTTCCGGGTGCAGGCCCAGCCTCCTGGCTACCGCCACGTTCCGGACGGGGAGGACCATGCCTGA